Proteins co-encoded in one Fusarium fujikuroi IMI 58289 draft genome, chromosome FFUJ_chr06 genomic window:
- a CDS encoding related to integral membrane protein pth11 gives MAIKGAGPWVIGAMWALTAVALVFVVLRAYTRIFIVKSLGIDDHVYNLAWIFLLLDTVFTTVAVDYGVGQDMDDVIQNKPSDLAPALIFEAVGQSFAIVGMSLAKWSLGLFLLRLVKQQWHKVAIWISMASLMCASITVCFVYWLQCTPPNYLWDRTIPGGRCTVDTAPASMLLCILCVVVDFFLAGFPWLFIWGLQMKMKEKIVILSSLSLGVIAGAFGIKRTLEVPKLKSPNHTKDPVGLIVWSAAEMTVTMICIGIPVCRPLYRKYFSKWSSRSSSKYQQNSGASFPLQTIGGSTMYPAQVHKKDSRSETSVQEYERRGVGSSYHKTKVFAKGAERGYGENQSEEEILGPDFRRCQRQDIEGQYY, from the exons ATGGCGATCAAAGGGGCAGGGCCCTGGGTCATCGGGGCGATGTGGGCTTTGACGGCGGTTGCGCTTGTCTTTGTCGTGCTTAGGGCGTATACGAGAATCTTTATCGTCAAGTCGCTCGGCATCGACGATCATGTCTACAACTTAGCCTGG atattcctcctcctcgacacCGTCTTCACCACCGTCGCAGTCGACTACGGCGTCGGCCAAGATATGGACGATGTCATCCAGAACAAACCTTCCGACCTAGCCCCCGCGCTCATCTTCGAAGCCGTCGGTCAAAGCTTCGCGATAGTAGGAATGAGTTTAGCGAAATGGTCACTTGGTTTATTTCTGCTTCGCCTTGTGAAGCAGCAATGGCATAAGGTAGCTATTTGGATATCCATGGCTAGTTTGATGTGCGCTTCCATTACTGTCTGCTTCGTGTATTGGCTGCAGTGCACTCCGCCGAATTATCTCTGGGATAGGACTATACCTGGTGGGCGATGTACGGTGGATACAGCTCCTGCGTCCATGTTGCTCTGCA TTCTTTGCGTTGTGGTGGACTTTTTTCTTGCTGGCTTTCCTTGGTTGTTCATCTGGGGTTTGCaaatgaagatgaaagagaaGATTGTCATTCTTAGCAGCCTCAGTCTTGGCGTCAT TGCTGGGGCTTTTGGTATTAAGAGGACTCTTGAAGTCCCAAAGCTCAAGAGTCCGAATCATACTA AGGACCCTGTCGGCCTGATCGTCTGGTCCGCCGCCGAGATGACCGTAACAATGATCTGTATCGGCATCCCCGTCTGTAGACCTCTTTACAGGAAGTACTTCAGCAAATGGAGTtctcgcagcagcagcaagtaTCAGCAGAACTCTGGCGCATCATTTCCTCTGCAAACCATTGGTGGAAGTACAATGTATCCAGCGCAGGTACACAAGAAGGACAGCAGGTCCGAAACCTCCGTGCAAGAGTATGAGAGGAGGGGCGTCGGAAGTTCATATCACAAAACCAAGGTGTTCGCGAAAGGGGCGGAGAGGGGATATGGGGAGAATCAgagtgaggaggagattCTGGGGCCTGATTTTCGGAGGTGTCAACGACAGGACATTGAGGGTcaatattattaa
- a CDS encoding related to O-methylsterigmatocystin oxidoreductase — MSTSLVLVTAIFTSLSFLLVKHIQRSKIPPLPPGPKGLPFLGNIRDLPPPGTLEWPHWQSHKEKYGPITSVTVLGQRFVILHNRQVIMDLLETRAMKSASRPKLVFAGDIPKSITRFEPIQELEILKLLKRLHKDPKSQNLPDHLNQLSGSIMLRILYNYETDPSKSDHIVTTANLVMEEFSQATTPGAWMADFIPWLRHIPDWMPGAGFKKTAKLFRQHLLQNVLDPYQYVKDQMANRKDNVSYVAGLIKDIHRKIDAEEERVIAWTAASMMNAGTDTTGATLLAFFAAMLLYPNVQKKAQEEIDRIIGDSRLPSFSDKPGLPYITAIVQEVLRWHTLAPMGFPHMTTEDDTYRGYFIPKNTLLFPAVASLTHDPEVYHDPMEFKPERYFEPYNEPSPSDLVFGFGRRACPGRWIAEQTLFLSIAQTLAVFEIKKETDGEGNEIEVGYDQLPGVISRVKPFPHRIVLRSEKYMKFLE, encoded by the exons ATGTCTACTTCTCTTGTCCTGGTCACAGCCATTTTCACATCGCTGTCCTTTCTCCTTGTCAAACATATACAACGATCTAAAATACCTCCCTTGCCACCTGGTCCCAAAGGTCTGCCCTTCTTGGGTAACATACGTGACCTTCCACCACCCGGCACACTAGAATGGCCTCACTGGCAAAGCCACAAAGAGAAATACGGCCCGATCACTTCAGTTACTGTGCTCGGACAACGTTTTGTCATTTTGCATAACAGACAGGTCATCATGGATCTTCTCGAGACAAGAGCCATGAAAAGTGCTTCACGCCCCAAACTCGTCTTTGCTGGCGATAT CCCCAAATCCATCACCCGATTCGAGCCCATTCAAGAACTAGAGATCCTCAAGCTATTAAAGAGACTCCATAAAGATCCTAAGAGTCAGAATCTTCCGGACCATTTGAACCA ATTATCCGGCTCCATCATGCTCCGCATTCTGTACAACTATGAGACAGACCCCAGCAAAAGCGATCATATCGTCACCACGGCTAATCTCGTGATGGAAGAGTTCTCTCAGGCCACGACTCCAGGTGCATGGATGGCAGACTTCATCCCATGGCTCCGACACATTCCAGACTGGATGCCAGGCGCTGGGTTCAAGAAGACCGCCAAACTCTTCAGGCAGCATCTCTTGCAAAACGTTCTGGATCCGTACCAATACGTCAAGGATCAGATGGCTAATCGTAAGGATAATGTTTCCTACGTTGCAGGTCTCATAAAGGATATTCACCGCAAGATcgatgccgaggaagaaAGGGTCATTGCATGGACTGCAGCTTCGATGATGAACGCAGGAACCGACACCACCGGCGCAACACTCCTCGCCTTCTTCGCAGCCATGCTTCTATACCCCAACGTCCAAAaaaaagcccaagaagaaatcGACCGCATCATCGGAGACTCTCGCCTCCCCTCCTTCTCTGACAAGCCAGGCCTTCCTTACATCACCGCCATAGTCCAAGAAGTCCTCCGCTGGCACACCCTCGCTCCAATGGGTTTCCCGCACATGACGACTGAAGACGATACATACCGCGGGTACTTCATCCCCAAGAAcactctcctcttcccagCTGTAGCGTCTCTCACGCACGACCCTGAAGTCTACCATGATCCGATGGAGTTTAAGCCTGAACGGTATTTTGAGCCGTACAACGAACCTTCACCGTCGGATCTTGTGTTTGGTTTTGGGAGGAGAGCGTGTCCGGGGCGGTGGATCGCTGAGCAGACTTTATTTTTGAGTATTGCGCAGACATTGGCGGTTTTTGAGATTAAGAAAGAGACGGATGGTGAGGGAaatgagattgaggttggATATGACCAGTTGCCGGGTGTTATTTCTCGTGTCAAGCCATTCCCGCATAGGATCGTACTTAGGAGTGAGAAGTACATGAAGTTTTTAGAGTAG